From the Blastocatellia bacterium genome, one window contains:
- a CDS encoding PAS domain S-box protein, which translates to MDEKLRILILGDDPHDTELIRRELEKAGYAFESLRVETQTAFASALDEFRPDLIILEFSLPTFDGLAALSLAQRKCPRVPYIVVSGAIGEERAIESLNSGATDYVLKDRLSRLAPVVRRALREVEERVERERAEDSQQESEERFRKLFEEAPIGIALINQDGRIVEANQALADMLGYTVTELTGLTFMDVTHPEDIAEDLAAFQKLLTRQLTCYRSEKRYVRKTGEIRWANLTVTTLQMQGEIGYALGMVEDITECKRVEQQLRESEARFEAFMNHSPAIAFMKDAAGRYVYVNQTFERFFQRTLDDVLGKTDADLWPTETAHQFRCTDILVLSEGRPMELSLRILRPDGSPAELLVFSFPFQDAVGRLYLGAMATDITERRRAEEGLRQQLSRITLLSHITQAILAQAELESIFEVVAERLVEDLPVDFVGIGLLDASAKTFAFTATRSRDPLFAPRVPFLSSAIMELSDLGELARCLEGQVVSLSDLRSSRAAVGAVLAQAGLGSLVAVPLGAGESPEGILIVARQPTDGFQPQEIEFLQMLRQHISLAAHQARLRQHVQRAYDDLRRTQHALMQHERLQALGQMASGIAHDISNALSPIVGYADLLLEQENLPERLRHYLQMIKTSGLDIAQIVTRMREFYRQREEQEIVLPVNVAEVVRQVVELTRPRWRDMPQERGIVIDVKTDVAPDLPPLPGIESEIREALTNLILNAVDAMPLGGTITLRSYTRQAASRPTREPPEGAVPASFTELVIEVSDTGTGMDEKTRDRCLEPFYTTKGEKGTGLGLAMVYGIMQRHNGEIEIESELGKGTTVRLIFPLQPVVSPTRAAAREDHVGGIRPLHILAIDDEPAVLDLIKEMLEIDGHRVEVAEGGHEGMETFYAAQQQGRPFDVVITDLGMPHLDGREVARLVKRTSAATPVILLTGWGKRFGAEGNVPAEVDFILSKPPKLHELRQAVATVTCLSK; encoded by the coding sequence ATGGACGAAAAGCTTCGGATCCTCATCCTGGGGGATGACCCGCATGATACAGAGTTGATCCGTCGGGAACTGGAGAAAGCGGGGTACGCTTTTGAATCGTTGAGGGTCGAGACCCAGACGGCCTTTGCGTCTGCCCTCGATGAGTTCCGGCCGGATCTGATCATCTTGGAGTTCAGCCTTCCTACCTTCGATGGGTTAGCGGCTTTATCTCTGGCTCAACGGAAGTGTCCGCGCGTTCCTTACATTGTCGTTTCCGGGGCCATCGGAGAGGAGCGGGCGATTGAGTCCCTCAATAGTGGTGCGACCGATTACGTCCTGAAAGATCGGTTGAGCCGGTTAGCTCCGGTGGTCCGTCGCGCTTTGCGGGAAGTCGAAGAACGGGTGGAGCGTGAGCGGGCGGAAGATTCTCAGCAAGAGAGCGAAGAACGATTCCGCAAACTGTTCGAGGAGGCTCCCATCGGCATAGCGCTCATCAATCAGGATGGCCGCATAGTCGAGGCCAATCAGGCCCTCGCGGATATGCTCGGCTACACCGTGACGGAGCTGACCGGTCTCACTTTCATGGACGTCACCCACCCGGAAGACATTGCGGAAGATCTGGCGGCTTTCCAAAAACTCCTCACCAGGCAACTGACCTGTTATCGCTCAGAGAAGCGATACGTCAGGAAAACGGGGGAAATTCGCTGGGCGAACTTAACTGTGACGACGCTTCAGATGCAGGGCGAGATCGGCTATGCTCTGGGAATGGTCGAGGACATCACCGAGTGCAAACGAGTGGAGCAGCAGCTTCGAGAAAGTGAGGCGCGGTTCGAGGCATTCATGAATCACAGTCCGGCCATCGCGTTCATGAAGGATGCAGCGGGACGGTACGTCTACGTGAACCAAACCTTCGAGCGTTTCTTTCAGAGGACCCTTGACGACGTGTTGGGGAAAACGGACGCCGATCTCTGGCCGACTGAGACGGCCCATCAGTTCCGTTGCACTGACATCCTCGTTTTGTCCGAGGGGCGACCGATGGAGCTATCTTTGAGGATACTGCGGCCTGATGGCTCGCCCGCCGAGTTGCTTGTCTTTTCCTTTCCCTTTCAGGATGCCGTCGGACGGCTTTACTTAGGAGCCATGGCCACAGACATCACCGAGCGCCGGCGGGCTGAAGAGGGGCTCCGACAACAGCTCAGCCGCATCACCCTCCTCAGCCACATCACTCAGGCTATCCTTGCTCAGGCGGAACTGGAAAGCATTTTTGAGGTCGTCGCAGAACGGCTGGTGGAGGATTTGCCGGTGGATTTTGTCGGGATCGGTCTCCTGGATGCAAGCGCTAAAACGTTTGCCTTCACGGCGACGCGAAGCCGAGATCCTTTATTTGCCCCCCGAGTCCCCTTCCTCTCGAGTGCGATTATGGAGCTGTCGGACCTGGGAGAACTTGCCCGCTGTTTGGAAGGCCAGGTCGTCTCCCTCAGCGATTTGCGATCCTCCCGGGCAGCCGTAGGGGCAGTACTGGCTCAAGCGGGGCTGGGGTCGCTGGTGGCTGTGCCCTTGGGGGCGGGAGAGTCTCCCGAAGGCATCCTGATTGTCGCCCGTCAGCCCACCGATGGCTTTCAGCCCCAGGAGATCGAATTCCTCCAGATGCTGCGCCAGCATATCTCGCTGGCCGCTCATCAGGCGCGATTACGCCAGCACGTGCAACGGGCTTACGACGATCTCCGCCGCACTCAGCACGCGCTCATGCAACATGAACGATTGCAGGCTCTGGGACAGATGGCCTCGGGCATCGCCCACGACATCAGTAACGCCCTGTCGCCCATTGTCGGATACGCCGATCTGCTTCTGGAGCAGGAGAACCTGCCGGAGCGCCTACGACATTACCTTCAGATGATCAAGACTTCCGGTCTGGACATCGCGCAGATTGTCACCCGTATGAGGGAGTTCTATCGCCAGCGGGAAGAGCAGGAGATCGTCCTGCCCGTCAATGTCGCTGAGGTCGTGAGACAGGTCGTCGAGTTGACCCGCCCGCGCTGGCGCGATATGCCACAGGAACGCGGCATTGTGATTGATGTGAAGACCGATGTGGCACCCGATCTTCCTCCGCTGCCTGGCATCGAAAGTGAAATCCGTGAGGCTCTGACCAATCTCATTTTGAACGCCGTTGATGCAATGCCCCTCGGTGGGACGATCACCCTTCGATCCTACACCCGTCAGGCCGCTTCACGGCCGACGCGGGAGCCCCCCGAAGGAGCAGTCCCCGCCTCTTTCACAGAGCTTGTCATCGAGGTGAGCGATACCGGAACCGGGATGGATGAAAAAACCCGGGACCGCTGCCTCGAACCGTTCTACACGACGAAGGGGGAGAAAGGAACGGGGCTGGGGCTGGCGATGGTTTATGGCATCATGCAGCGACATAATGGAGAGATCGAGATCGAGAGCGAACTGGGAAAGGGAACGACAGTTCGGTTGATCTTCCCTCTCCAGCCTGTGGTGTCGCCCACCCGAGCAGCGGCACGAGAGGACCACGTTGGAGGGATCCGCCCGCTCCACATCCTGGCTATTGATGATGAGCCTGCCGTGCTCGATTTGATCAAAGAGATGCTGGAGATTGATGGCCACAGGGTGGAGGTCGCTGAAGGTGGACACGAGGGGATGGAAACCTTTTACGCGGCGCAGCAGCAGGGCCGTCCCTTCGATGTTGTGATCACGGACCTGGGGATGCCGCATCTTGATGGCCGGGAGGTCGCCCGACTCGTGAAACGGACGTCGGCTGCTACACCGGTGATCCTGCTCACCGGTTGGGGCAAACGTTTCGGAGCCGAAGGAAACGTCCCGGCGGAAGTGGATTTCATCCTCAGCAAGCCTCCCAAGCTGCACGAACTGCGTCAAGCAGTGGCTACTGTCACCTGTCTGAGCAAGTAG
- a CDS encoding ATP-binding protein, producing METRALESDGRSLYTPWLRSYHRGAMKLAAPFARIFKRAVPQPGDHRVLRDFNRSLMLIVDPEALQASIAARIQELFRPERILIFHSDPEREIFSLGFASGVTAEEVTGAHLRRQGQLARWLLVNETCLVVPEQRGVYEYLSEDEQRLLDRLQIRICVPLIALNRLAGVIMLGWSQPDWMLDHSERELLRLLGSQAGLALENAVLSRQQQDRLRRLYRAERLAAAGQLAAGVAHEIRNPLTAIRSTIQYILRDYPEGSPKRDLIHELLSEVDRIDRTVNGLLSLTRSSPFNPEPVDVVDLLQELLVLVRIQAERQNVRIEEHYDRRSLRVLGEANQLKQLFLNLFVNALQAMPQGGTLSVSVTSSAWSPQGWLQITVRDTGIGIPPENLDKVFDPFFTTKRDGTGLGLFLGYGIVERHGGEIELQSRVGEGTTVTIRLPLIKHEGERVGAVGESAR from the coding sequence GTGGAAACCCGCGCTCTTGAATCGGATGGCCGATCCCTTTACACGCCGTGGTTGCGCAGCTATCATCGAGGAGCGATGAAGTTGGCTGCTCCATTTGCGCGCATCTTCAAGCGAGCAGTGCCACAGCCGGGCGACCATCGGGTTCTCCGGGACTTCAATCGCTCGCTGATGCTCATCGTTGATCCGGAAGCGCTCCAGGCGAGCATCGCCGCTCGAATTCAAGAACTGTTCCGGCCCGAGCGCATCCTGATTTTTCACAGCGACCCCGAGAGGGAAATCTTCTCCCTCGGCTTTGCTTCCGGGGTGACGGCGGAAGAAGTGACAGGCGCGCACCTGCGGCGGCAGGGGCAACTGGCCCGTTGGTTGCTGGTCAATGAAACGTGTCTCGTTGTGCCGGAGCAGCGCGGTGTCTATGAATATCTGAGCGAGGACGAGCAACGGCTGCTGGACCGATTGCAGATTCGCATCTGTGTTCCGCTGATCGCGCTGAATCGCCTGGCGGGAGTCATCATGCTCGGCTGGTCGCAGCCCGATTGGATGCTCGATCATTCTGAGCGCGAGCTGTTGCGGTTGCTGGGCAGTCAGGCGGGCCTGGCCCTGGAAAATGCCGTGCTCTCGCGCCAGCAGCAGGATCGTCTCCGGCGGCTCTATCGAGCGGAACGGTTGGCCGCCGCCGGGCAGCTCGCCGCCGGCGTCGCCCACGAGATCCGAAATCCCCTGACGGCCATCCGGTCCACCATCCAATACATCTTGCGCGACTACCCGGAGGGCAGTCCAAAACGGGACCTGATCCACGAACTGCTCAGCGAAGTGGATCGGATTGATCGAACCGTCAACGGGTTGCTCAGCCTGACCCGCTCGAGCCCCTTCAATCCCGAACCGGTGGACGTGGTGGATCTTTTGCAGGAGTTGCTGGTTCTGGTGAGGATTCAGGCCGAGCGCCAGAACGTTCGGATCGAAGAGCACTATGATCGGCGCTCCCTGCGCGTCCTCGGCGAAGCCAATCAACTGAAGCAACTCTTCCTCAACCTCTTCGTGAATGCCCTCCAGGCGATGCCCCAGGGAGGAACACTCTCGGTCAGTGTTACGTCGTCGGCGTGGTCGCCGCAGGGATGGCTGCAGATCACCGTTCGAGATACCGGGATCGGCATCCCGCCGGAAAATCTGGACAAAGTGTTCGATCCCTTCTTCACCACCAAGCGCGACGGGACTGGCCTGGGCCTTTTCCTCGGCTATGGGATCGTCGAGCGTCACGGCGGAGAAATTGAACTTCAGAGCCGCGTCGGCGAGGGAACAACGGTGACGATTCGTCTGCCCCTGATCAAACACGAGGGGGAGAGAGTCGGCGCGGTGGGGGAATCGGCGCGATGA
- a CDS encoding sigma-54 dependent transcriptional regulator, whose translation MNRILIVDDEKQIRRILSVLLAERGYEVAEAESGEEALSRFSDLRPTLVLLDLSLPGMDGLEVLRQLLQRDPQLDCIIMTAYGTIRTAVEAMRLGAFDYLTKPFDNDELLLIIERALERRRLRAEVEELRTELHARYGLSEIIGISPAMREILRLVARAAETDMTVLISGESGTGKEVIARALHRQSKRAAGPFVAVNCGAIPPTLFEAEFFGYEKGAFTDARQSRPGKFELAAGGTLFLDEVGDIPLEAQGKLLRALEERAVTRLGAGNPTPVDVRVVAATHKDLEQAMARGEFRDDLYWRLNVVRIHLPPLRERREDIPLLLDHLLDRLNRELGVGVVAITSEARQLLIEYDWPGNVREMENTLRQAMLLCEGGTITADDLPPRIRGETSAKAPHWADEFSHLTLADAVRRASEHLEKRLILARLAQYGGNRTLTAESLGISRKTLFNKMRQYGIAGAEQEAQDESGH comes from the coding sequence ATGAACCGCATCCTGATCGTTGACGACGAGAAACAGATTCGGCGCATCCTGTCGGTATTGCTTGCCGAGCGCGGATATGAGGTGGCCGAGGCCGAATCGGGAGAGGAGGCGCTCTCCCGGTTCTCCGACTTGCGCCCGACTCTCGTTTTGCTCGATCTCAGTTTGCCCGGCATGGACGGCCTGGAAGTGCTGCGGCAGTTGCTCCAGCGCGATCCTCAGCTCGATTGCATCATCATGACGGCCTACGGGACGATCCGCACGGCGGTCGAAGCCATGCGCCTGGGAGCCTTCGACTATTTGACCAAACCGTTCGATAATGACGAGCTGCTGCTCATCATCGAACGGGCGCTGGAACGGCGCCGATTGCGGGCCGAAGTCGAAGAGTTGCGGACCGAGTTGCATGCCCGCTATGGCTTGAGCGAGATCATCGGGATCAGTCCGGCGATGCGGGAGATCCTTCGGCTGGTGGCGCGAGCGGCTGAGACCGATATGACCGTTTTGATCAGCGGGGAGTCGGGAACGGGAAAAGAGGTCATTGCCCGCGCCCTCCACCGGCAGAGCAAGCGCGCTGCCGGCCCGTTTGTCGCCGTCAATTGCGGTGCCATCCCACCGACGTTGTTTGAGGCCGAATTCTTCGGCTATGAGAAGGGAGCGTTCACCGATGCCCGGCAGAGCCGCCCGGGGAAATTCGAGCTGGCTGCGGGAGGAACGCTCTTTCTGGACGAGGTCGGGGATATTCCCCTTGAAGCGCAGGGGAAACTCCTGCGGGCGCTCGAAGAGCGGGCGGTCACGCGATTGGGTGCAGGCAATCCCACTCCGGTTGATGTCCGCGTCGTTGCCGCCACGCATAAGGACCTGGAACAGGCCATGGCGCGAGGCGAGTTCCGCGACGATCTCTACTGGCGATTGAACGTCGTCAGAATCCATCTCCCGCCTTTGCGAGAACGGCGAGAGGATATTCCCCTGCTGCTCGATCATCTCCTCGATCGCTTGAATCGCGAGCTGGGCGTGGGCGTTGTGGCGATCACCTCCGAGGCGCGGCAGCTCCTGATCGAGTATGACTGGCCGGGAAACGTGCGCGAGATGGAGAATACGCTCCGCCAGGCCATGCTCCTGTGCGAAGGAGGGACCATCACCGCCGACGACCTCCCGCCACGCATTCGCGGGGAGACGTCAGCGAAGGCTCCCCACTGGGCCGATGAATTCAGCCATCTGACGCTCGCTGACGCCGTGCGGCGAGCCAGCGAGCACCTGGAGAAGCGACTGATCCTCGCGCGTCTGGCTCAGTACGGCGGCAATCGAACGCTCACCGCCGAAAGCCTCGGCATCAGCCGCAAGACGCTCTTCAACAAAATGCGCCAGTACGGAATCGCCGGCGCCGAGCAAGAAGCCCAGGATGAGAGCGGCCACTGA
- a CDS encoding AraC family transcriptional regulator: MLERSVYCLICRQWVRAVSVAEAGQTEGVHPRTIYRWMAQGKIHRLKTSSRQIHICENSLRADKRPRGNDRRAFGDERITRLLELIEENYPDPRLTLSRASHWVGLSMEYVSRRFKQETGCGFRQFVRRVRVEKAAVLLVTTGLSIKEVAAAVGYMPHCVSEFDRHFKETYGLTPTQYRATARKVPEQGGQEGAGV; the protein is encoded by the coding sequence ATGTTAGAGAGATCGGTCTACTGTCTGATCTGTCGCCAGTGGGTGAGGGCAGTTAGCGTGGCCGAGGCGGGCCAGACAGAAGGCGTGCATCCCCGGACGATCTATCGCTGGATGGCACAAGGAAAAATCCATCGCCTTAAAACCTCCAGCAGACAAATCCATATCTGCGAGAATTCGCTTCGGGCCGACAAGCGACCGCGGGGCAACGACCGAAGGGCTTTCGGTGACGAGCGAATCACACGCTTGCTCGAGTTGATCGAAGAGAACTATCCCGATCCCCGATTGACGCTCAGCAGGGCAAGCCACTGGGTGGGACTGTCCATGGAATACGTTTCACGGCGATTCAAACAGGAGACGGGTTGTGGTTTCCGGCAATTTGTCAGGCGGGTGAGGGTAGAGAAAGCCGCTGTGTTGCTTGTGACAACCGGGCTCAGCATCAAGGAAGTTGCCGCGGCCGTGGGCTATATGCCCCACTGTGTCAGCGAGTTTGATCGTCATTTCAAAGAGACCTACGGACTAACGCCCACCCAATATCGTGCCACTGCAAGGAAGGTTCCTGAACAAGGCGGACAGGAGGGGGCTGGTGTCTAG
- a CDS encoding Uma2 family endonuclease, translating into MVIHPLKQRMSKEEFLALPEGPPDYEFEQGEAILMVRPHARHQKLVMRLGATLDNHVSAQHLGVVWIEIDVLLTGDRIYIPDIVYLSPEHQDRYHEEDGKIHGAPDLVAEILSPHSLARDRVVKFNAYFAAGVPWYWIVDPDALTIEEYHAEEKGYLRTASVSEGETFQPGLFPGLEINLRDLLR; encoded by the coding sequence ATGGTCATTCATCCACTCAAACAGAGAATGAGCAAGGAAGAGTTTCTCGCTTTACCCGAGGGGCCACCGGATTATGAGTTTGAACAGGGGGAAGCCATTCTCATGGTGAGACCACATGCCAGGCACCAGAAGCTCGTCATGCGGCTGGGAGCGACCTTGGACAATCACGTCAGCGCTCAGCATCTCGGTGTTGTGTGGATTGAGATTGACGTTCTTCTGACTGGGGACCGCATCTACATCCCTGACATCGTTTACCTGAGCCCGGAGCACCAGGACCGTTACCACGAGGAGGATGGGAAAATTCATGGGGCGCCTGACTTGGTGGCAGAGATTCTCTCGCCGCACAGCTTGGCCAGGGATCGCGTGGTGAAGTTCAACGCCTACTTTGCAGCCGGAGTTCCCTGGTACTGGATCGTGGATCCGGATGCCCTGACCATCGAGGAATATCATGCCGAGGAGAAAGGCTACTTGCGCACGGCAAGCGTCAGCGAAGGGGAGACGTTTCAACCTGGACTGTTCCCCGGGCTGGAGATCAATCTGCGAGATTTGTTGCGATGA
- a CDS encoding TlpA disulfide reductase family protein, translating to MKSYLQSIPWHPSPKGVFELLERSRSWKSTHGANPSVQTASRYVLLLIFEPTDCSLCLEELFTLNELQGQVPRQRLQIIGVASHTSTEELRKLADAYGVSFPLLLDESSSARRLLGLAETPWKVLVDREDHRIIFDMGPSLWEVERQFFSLRVMRIVKG from the coding sequence ATGAAATCTTACCTCCAGAGCATCCCCTGGCATCCCAGCCCCAAAGGGGTATTCGAACTGCTGGAGAGATCGCGGTCTTGGAAAAGTACACACGGAGCGAATCCCTCTGTACAAACAGCCTCCCGGTACGTGCTTCTTCTCATCTTTGAACCCACCGACTGCTCGCTCTGCCTGGAAGAGCTCTTCACGCTCAATGAACTTCAAGGACAAGTACCTCGGCAGAGGCTACAAATCATAGGCGTCGCCTCTCATACTTCCACTGAGGAACTCCGAAAGCTGGCCGATGCCTATGGAGTGAGTTTCCCACTCCTCCTCGATGAGTCTTCATCGGCTCGGAGACTTCTGGGGCTGGCGGAGACGCCTTGGAAAGTTCTGGTGGATCGTGAAGATCATCGTATAATTTTTGATATGGGCCCCAGCCTCTGGGAAGTTGAGAGACAGTTTTTCTCTCTGAGAGTGATGCGGATCGTTAAGGGCTGA
- a CDS encoding 6-bladed beta-propeller produces the protein MRGNETFQKTFKLEKEYVLEKKAGTVNQLIVDKEGYLWIRDWDEGKIEKYDQNGKLVSAIGSAGQGPGRFLLLAGFAVDEERSQVFAIDLQQHRVNLFAEDGRFLNSWIVARPGYMPQAIVLDSKRGFYYLGGSLPLKKFVSEGALHVHKYKMGTNQYLGSFLETDRSIHEKNLFNYLVVSSLDIDSLGHVYCTLAPVYKVFKINTQRRVIHSFVGRHRFYKAPPLYQSGLKPQEIKKLRETWTQTDRVVIVGGMAILSLEMHEPFPYGLEVFDLNGNVLRTDLLTNGRLVGKDHEGNLYFALVKNGRYVIAKYRLTLGGIGQLLRKGTN, from the coding sequence GTGAGAGGCAATGAGACTTTCCAAAAAACCTTCAAGCTGGAGAAGGAATACGTGCTGGAGAAGAAAGCGGGTACTGTCAATCAACTCATTGTTGACAAAGAAGGATACCTCTGGATCCGAGATTGGGACGAGGGGAAGATCGAGAAATATGATCAGAACGGGAAACTCGTGAGCGCCATCGGGAGTGCCGGTCAGGGTCCGGGGCGATTCCTTTTGCTCGCCGGTTTCGCCGTGGACGAAGAGAGAAGTCAGGTGTTTGCCATTGATTTGCAGCAACATCGAGTGAACCTCTTCGCAGAGGATGGGAGATTCCTCAATTCCTGGATTGTTGCCCGGCCCGGCTACATGCCGCAGGCCATTGTGCTTGACAGCAAGCGAGGATTTTACTATCTGGGCGGTTCTCTCCCATTGAAGAAGTTTGTAAGCGAAGGAGCTCTCCACGTGCACAAGTATAAAATGGGAACGAACCAGTACCTGGGATCTTTTCTCGAAACTGATCGCAGCATTCACGAAAAGAATCTCTTCAATTACCTCGTCGTTTCCTCCCTCGACATAGATTCGCTGGGACATGTCTACTGCACTTTAGCACCCGTTTACAAGGTCTTCAAGATAAACACACAGCGGCGCGTGATACACTCTTTTGTTGGGAGGCATCGCTTCTATAAAGCTCCTCCCCTTTATCAGTCCGGTTTGAAGCCCCAGGAAATAAAAAAACTACGGGAGACGTGGACGCAGACTGATCGAGTCGTCATCGTAGGGGGGATGGCGATTCTGTCACTGGAGATGCACGAACCTTTTCCTTATGGCCTTGAGGTGTTTGACCTGAACGGGAACGTCCTCAGGACCGATCTCCTCACCAACGGGCGTTTGGTGGGAAAAGACCACGAAGGGAATCTCTATTTTGCGTTAGTCAAGAACGGGCGATACGTGATCGCCAAGTACAGGTTAACCCTCGGGGGAATAGGACAGCTCTTGCGTAAGGGAACAAACTAG